In the Sulfitobacter pacificus genome, one interval contains:
- the upp gene encoding uracil phosphoribosyltransferase yields the protein MPDLDDHLTHVDHPLVQHKLTIMRDKETPTAVFRQLLREISQLLAYEVTRGLPMTTKKIDTPMQEMDAPTLDGKKLALISILRAGNGLLDGVLELIPSARVGFVGLYRDEETLQPVQYYFKVPEGLEDRLVIAVDPMLATGNSSVAAIDLLKKAGATNIRFLCLLAAPEGIARMKEAHPDVPIVTASIDEALNEQGYIIPGLGDAGDRMFGTK from the coding sequence ATGCCTGATCTTGATGACCATCTGACCCATGTGGACCACCCTTTGGTGCAGCACAAGCTGACCATTATGCGTGACAAGGAGACGCCTACAGCGGTGTTTCGTCAGCTATTGCGCGAGATTTCGCAGCTGTTGGCCTACGAGGTGACGCGGGGCCTGCCGATGACGACCAAGAAGATCGACACGCCGATGCAGGAAATGGATGCACCAACGCTGGATGGCAAGAAGCTGGCGTTGATTTCGATTCTGCGCGCCGGCAACGGCTTGCTGGATGGGGTGCTTGAGCTGATCCCCTCTGCACGGGTTGGATTTGTCGGTCTGTACCGGGATGAAGAGACACTGCAGCCGGTGCAATATTATTTCAAAGTGCCGGAAGGGCTGGAGGATCGTCTGGTCATTGCGGTGGATCCGATGTTGGCAACGGGCAATTCGTCAGTGGCGGCGATTGATCTGTTGAAAAAGGCGGGGGCGACCAACATCCGGTTTCTCTGTCTGCTGGCCGCCCCTGAGGGCATTGCACGCATGAAAGAGGCACATCCGGATGTGCCTATCGTCACAGCCTCGATTGATGAGGCCTTGAACGAACAGGGCTATATCATCCCGGGCTTGGGTGATGCGGGTGATCGGATGTTCGGGACAAAATAA
- a CDS encoding NADP-dependent malic enzyme codes for MSDTPNLRQAALDYHAFPKPGKLEIRATKPLANGRDLARAYSPGVAEACLEIKNDPATAALYTSRANLVAVVTNGTAVLGLGNIGPLASKPVMEGKAVLFKKFANIDCFDIEVDQSDPEKLAEIVCALEPSFGAINLEDIKAPDCFTVERICRERMNIPVFHDDQHGTAIVVGAAVTNALHVAGKKFEDIKIVSTGGGAAGIACLNMLLKLGVRRENIWLCDIHGLVHEGREIDMNPIKSEFAQKTDLRSLDDVIEGADLFLGLSGPGVLSPDMVAKMTKQPIIFALANPTPEILPDLARAVAPDAIIATGRSDFPNQVNNVLCFPFIFRGALDVGATTINDEMQLACIDGIAELARATTSAEAAAAYQGEELTFGPDYLIPKPFDPRLIGVVSSAVAKAAMETGVAARPIEDLEAYRLKLDGSVFKSALLMRPVFEAARSSPRKIVFAEGEDERVLRAAQAIIEETVETPILIGRPEVIQRRIEQAGLTLRIGDNIELVNPENDPRYRDYWETYHALMCRRGVSPDIAKAIMRTNSTAIGAVMVHRNEADSLICGTFGEFRWHLNYVEQILGRNGLRPHGALSMMILEDGPLFVADTQVHLHPNPEQIAEIARGAARHVRRFGIEPRIAFCSQSQFGNQGEGTGGRLRAALRLLDAENADFCYEGEMNIDTALDPELRERLMPGNRMQGAANVLVFAHADAASGVRNILKMKGGGLEVGPILMGMGNKAHIVSPSITARGLLNVGAIAGTPVAHYG; via the coding sequence ATGTCCGACACGCCAAATCTGCGCCAAGCCGCATTGGATTATCATGCCTTTCCCAAACCCGGCAAGCTGGAGATACGTGCGACCAAGCCGCTGGCGAATGGCCGTGACCTTGCCCGCGCCTATTCACCCGGCGTCGCCGAGGCTTGTCTTGAGATCAAAAATGATCCCGCCACTGCCGCGCTTTATACCTCCCGCGCCAATCTGGTTGCGGTGGTCACCAATGGCACTGCGGTGTTGGGCCTTGGCAATATTGGGCCGCTGGCATCGAAACCGGTGATGGAGGGCAAGGCCGTCCTGTTCAAGAAATTTGCCAACATCGACTGTTTCGACATTGAGGTTGATCAATCTGACCCTGAAAAGCTGGCCGAAATTGTCTGCGCCCTTGAGCCCAGTTTTGGCGCAATCAACCTTGAGGATATCAAAGCCCCCGATTGTTTCACCGTTGAACGGATCTGTCGCGAGCGGATGAACATCCCCGTTTTCCATGACGACCAGCACGGCACCGCCATTGTTGTGGGGGCCGCTGTGACCAACGCCCTGCATGTGGCCGGCAAGAAATTCGAGGACATAAAGATCGTTTCCACCGGTGGCGGCGCCGCCGGCATCGCCTGCCTGAACATGTTGCTGAAACTGGGGGTTCGGCGCGAAAACATCTGGCTTTGCGACATTCACGGGCTGGTCCATGAGGGCCGCGAGATCGACATGAACCCGATCAAATCGGAGTTTGCACAAAAGACCGACTTGCGCAGCCTTGACGATGTGATCGAGGGCGCTGATCTGTTTCTCGGCCTGTCCGGCCCCGGCGTGTTGAGCCCGGACATGGTCGCAAAGATGACCAAACAACCCATCATCTTTGCCCTTGCAAACCCCACGCCGGAAATCCTGCCGGATCTTGCCCGCGCAGTTGCACCAGATGCAATCATCGCCACAGGTCGGTCGGATTTTCCCAATCAGGTCAATAACGTATTGTGTTTCCCTTTCATCTTTCGCGGGGCGCTGGACGTTGGGGCGACCACCATCAACGATGAAATGCAACTGGCCTGTATCGACGGCATCGCGGAATTGGCCCGCGCCACCACCAGCGCCGAAGCCGCCGCCGCCTATCAGGGCGAAGAGCTGACCTTTGGTCCTGATTACCTGATCCCCAAACCGTTTGATCCACGTCTGATCGGCGTGGTTTCTTCTGCCGTGGCGAAAGCTGCGATGGAGACCGGTGTGGCGGCCCGTCCGATTGAGGATCTGGAGGCCTACCGCCTGAAACTGGATGGTTCAGTGTTCAAATCCGCCCTGTTGATGCGGCCGGTTTTCGAGGCGGCCCGGTCCTCTCCGCGCAAGATCGTCTTTGCCGAGGGCGAGGACGAACGCGTATTGCGTGCCGCTCAGGCCATCATCGAGGAAACTGTGGAAACACCGATCCTTATCGGCCGCCCCGAGGTCATTCAGCGCCGCATTGAACAGGCGGGCCTCACCCTGCGGATCGGCGATAATATCGAACTGGTCAACCCGGAGAATGATCCGCGGTATCGCGATTATTGGGAAACATATCATGCGCTTATGTGTCGGCGCGGGGTCAGCCCGGACATCGCCAAAGCCATCATGCGTACCAATAGCACTGCCATTGGTGCAGTCATGGTTCACCGGAATGAGGCCGACAGTCTTATCTGCGGCACCTTTGGTGAATTCCGGTGGCATCTGAACTATGTGGAGCAAATTCTGGGCCGGAACGGATTGCGCCCGCATGGGGCCCTGTCAATGATGATCCTTGAGGACGGGCCGCTGTTCGTTGCGGATACACAGGTCCATTTGCACCCCAACCCCGAACAGATTGCCGAAATTGCCCGCGGTGCGGCCCGCCATGTGCGCCGCTTTGGGATCGAGCCGCGCATCGCCTTTTGTTCACAATCACAATTTGGCAATCAGGGCGAAGGCACCGGCGGGCGCCTGCGGGCTGCGCTCCGGCTGTTGGACGCTGAAAACGCTGATTTCTGTTACGAAGGCGAGATGAACATCGACACCGCACTTGACCCTGAGTTGCGCGAACGCCTGATGCCGGGCAACCGCATGCAGGGCGCGGCCAATGTGCTGGTCTTTGCCCATGCAGATGCCGCCTCAGGTGTGCGAAACATCCTGAAAATGAAGGGCGGCGGGCTGGAAGTTGGTCCGATTCTGATGGGGATGGGCAACAAGGCCCATATCGTTTCCCCGTCGATCACCGCACGCGGTTTGCTGAACGTGGGGGCCATCGCTGGCACCCCCGTTGCACATTACGGATAG
- a CDS encoding propionyl-CoA synthetase: MGYRETYDRWKADPEAYWMDQAATIDWITPPTKALTDHGDNLYEWYADGMVNGCYNAVDRHVEQGRGDQLAIIHDSPITGKIEKITYSQLKERVEYLAGALLARGVEKGDTVVIYMPMIPQALEAMLACARLGAIHSVVFGGFAANELAVRINDCKPKAIMAASCGLEPGRVVEYKPLLDSAIEQADHKPELCLILQREEHPCELIEGRDLDWYEAQKDCLPAACFPVEGNFPAYILYTSGTTGAPKGVVRPTGGHLVALNWTMKNIYNVDPGDVFWAASDVGWVVGHSYICYAPLIHGNTTVVFEGKPIGTPDAGTFWRIIEEHNVRSFFTAPTAIRAVKREDPTGEFIKKYDLSGLRALYLAGERADPDTIEWAQEKLDKPVFDHWWQTETGYTIAGNPAGLEALPVKVGSPTVPMPGYDVHILDEAGHPQKPGELGAIAIKLPLPPGTLPTLWGATDRFIKSYLTTFPGYYETGDAGMMDEDGYLYIMARTDDVINVAGHRLSTGAMEEVLAGHPDVAECAVVGVSDQLKGQSPVGFLCLSKGVDRPHAEIAAECVKRIRDQIGPVAAFKTALVVDRLPKTRSGKILRATMVKIADSQPFKLPATIDDPAILDEIKAALQEIGYAKD; the protein is encoded by the coding sequence ATGGGATATCGCGAAACATACGACCGCTGGAAAGCAGATCCAGAGGCATATTGGATGGATCAGGCGGCAACGATTGACTGGATCACGCCGCCGACCAAGGCGCTGACCGATCATGGCGACAACCTCTATGAATGGTATGCCGATGGCATGGTGAACGGCTGTTACAACGCGGTTGACCGCCATGTGGAACAGGGTCGCGGCGACCAGCTGGCAATCATCCACGACAGCCCGATCACAGGTAAGATCGAAAAGATCACCTATTCACAGCTGAAAGAACGGGTCGAATACCTTGCCGGGGCATTGCTGGCGCGGGGCGTGGAAAAAGGCGACACCGTGGTCATCTACATGCCGATGATTCCCCAAGCCCTCGAGGCCATGCTGGCCTGCGCGCGACTGGGTGCCATCCATTCCGTGGTTTTTGGCGGCTTTGCTGCAAACGAACTGGCCGTGCGGATCAATGATTGTAAACCCAAGGCGATTATGGCGGCCTCCTGCGGGTTGGAGCCGGGCCGCGTTGTTGAATACAAACCCCTGCTCGACAGCGCCATCGAACAAGCGGATCACAAACCAGAACTCTGTCTGATCCTGCAACGCGAGGAACACCCCTGCGAATTGATAGAAGGGCGCGATCTGGATTGGTATGAGGCGCAAAAAGACTGCCTGCCCGCCGCCTGTTTCCCGGTTGAGGGCAATTTCCCCGCCTATATTCTTTATACGTCCGGGACCACCGGCGCTCCCAAAGGTGTTGTGCGCCCCACCGGCGGCCATCTGGTCGCGTTGAACTGGACGATGAAGAATATTTATAATGTCGATCCCGGTGACGTTTTCTGGGCCGCGTCAGACGTGGGTTGGGTCGTCGGCCACAGCTATATCTGCTATGCGCCGCTAATCCACGGCAACACCACCGTGGTGTTTGAGGGCAAGCCCATCGGCACACCCGATGCGGGCACCTTCTGGCGCATCATCGAAGAACATAACGTGCGCAGTTTCTTTACCGCCCCTACCGCCATCCGCGCCGTGAAGCGCGAAGACCCAACCGGCGAATTTATCAAGAAATACGACCTGTCCGGGCTGCGCGCTCTTTATCTGGCGGGCGAACGGGCCGATCCAGACACCATCGAATGGGCGCAGGAGAAGCTAGACAAACCAGTCTTTGACCATTGGTGGCAGACCGAAACCGGCTATACCATTGCGGGCAACCCGGCGGGGCTTGAGGCGCTGCCGGTCAAGGTCGGCTCTCCCACGGTGCCGATGCCCGGCTATGATGTGCATATCCTCGACGAGGCAGGGCATCCGCAGAAACCCGGCGAACTTGGCGCGATTGCGATCAAACTTCCGCTACCACCCGGCACCTTGCCAACCCTCTGGGGGGCCACCGACCGTTTCATCAAATCCTACCTCACCACCTTCCCCGGCTATTACGAAACCGGCGATGCGGGGATGATGGACGAAGACGGCTATCTCTATATCATGGCCCGTACCGATGATGTGATCAACGTTGCCGGTCACCGCCTGTCCACCGGTGCCATGGAAGAAGTGCTCGCCGGTCACCCAGACGTTGCCGAATGTGCCGTTGTTGGCGTCAGTGACCAGCTAAAGGGACAATCCCCTGTCGGATTCCTTTGCCTGTCCAAAGGTGTGGATCGCCCACATGCAGAGATCGCCGCCGAATGTGTCAAACGGATCCGCGACCAGATCGGCCCGGTGGCCGCCTTCAAGACTGCATTGGTGGTGGACCGCCTGCCCAAAACCCGCTCTGGCAAGATCCTGCGCGCAACCATGGTGAAAATCGCCGACAGCCAGCCGTTCAAACTGCCCGCGACAATTGACGATCCCGCGATTTTGGACGAAATCAAAGCGGCACTGCAAGAAATAGGCTATGCCAAAGACTAG
- a CDS encoding adenylate/guanylate cyclase domain-containing protein: protein MAAPTPDGFAMTAALADLTSWLIQQGLENTPVEVWLDECCTRLVAAGVPLQRVNLTVRAHHPEIGTIAFRWHREDGNERLDFQRTSEAPEDFQRSPLYQLLMTPVTEIRQRLNVPNPELEFPIFDDLRARGATDYYATKRLFLRQDQIDPNVTTRPPEGMIISLTSDAPDGFSEAQLDGVRALLAPLCLTLKCGANRTMAEDITAAYMGRDASRRVLSGDITRGSSDTISAVILYFDLKGFTRLSETLKGEAVIELLNDYFAEAVDVVENNGGNVLKFMGDGMLAIFDLNEIPDARHVAVKAAVELREVFAATNERRAAAGLYTTGFSLALHAGDVLYGNIGGKTRLDFTVIGPAVNATARILGMSGAVDQSIVISSQVAAEVRATRPDLVSLGQYRLRGVTERLELFTLD, encoded by the coding sequence ATGGCAGCCCCGACACCTGATGGATTTGCGATGACGGCGGCGTTGGCCGATTTGACCAGCTGGTTGATCCAGCAGGGGTTGGAAAACACCCCTGTTGAAGTCTGGCTGGACGAATGCTGCACCCGGTTGGTGGCGGCAGGGGTGCCTTTGCAGCGGGTGAACCTGACCGTGCGTGCGCATCACCCGGAAATCGGGACCATCGCCTTTCGCTGGCACCGCGAAGACGGCAACGAAAGGCTGGATTTTCAACGCACCAGCGAAGCCCCGGAAGATTTCCAGCGCAGCCCGTTGTACCAGCTTCTGATGACCCCGGTGACAGAGATCCGGCAACGGTTAAATGTGCCAAACCCCGAGTTAGAGTTTCCGATTTTTGACGACCTGCGGGCGCGCGGGGCCACGGATTATTACGCCACCAAACGCTTGTTTTTACGTCAGGATCAAATCGATCCAAACGTCACGACGCGGCCACCCGAGGGCATGATCATTTCCCTGACCTCCGATGCGCCGGACGGCTTTTCCGAGGCGCAATTGGACGGGGTGCGCGCGCTGCTTGCCCCGCTCTGTCTGACCCTGAAATGCGGTGCCAACCGCACCATGGCCGAGGACATCACTGCCGCCTATATGGGCCGTGATGCCAGCCGCCGTGTGCTATCGGGAGACATCACACGCGGCTCCTCTGATACGATCTCAGCAGTGATCCTGTACTTTGATCTAAAAGGTTTCACCAGGCTTTCAGAGACCCTGAAGGGCGAGGCAGTCATCGAATTGCTCAATGATTACTTCGCAGAAGCTGTTGATGTTGTTGAAAATAACGGTGGCAACGTGCTGAAGTTCATGGGCGACGGTATGCTGGCGATCTTTGATTTGAACGAAATCCCCGATGCCCGCCATGTCGCCGTGAAAGCCGCCGTTGAACTGCGCGAGGTCTTTGCCGCCACCAACGAACGCCGCGCGGCTGCCGGCCTCTATACCACCGGTTTCTCGCTCGCACTGCATGCGGGGGATGTCCTTTATGGCAATATCGGCGGCAAAACCCGTCTGGATTTCACCGTCATTGGCCCCGCCGTCAACGCCACTGCCCGTATTCTGGGCATGTCAGGTGCGGTGGATCAAAGCATTGTCATTTCCTCGCAGGTCGCCGCCGAGGTCCGCGCGACCCGCCCTGATCTGGTATCACTGGGCCAATACCGCCTGCGCGGTGTAACCGAACGGCTTGAACTCTTCACACTGGACTAG
- a CDS encoding phosphopentomutase — MARAFLVVMDSVGIGGAPDADQFFNGDVPDTGANTLGHIMAACAAGQAEEGRSGPLMIPNLERLGMSRAMKLATGGAAGGANGSMTEPQGAWGAATEVSRGKDTPSGHWELAGLPVPWDWHYFPVARPAFPAELSAFVAETAGTEGILGDCHASGTAIISELGQRHVQSGWPICYTSADSVFQIAAHEESFGLQRLLDLCEAVAPKLHEMKVGRVIARPFVGVEGDFSRTANRRDFAITPPGPVLMNWVQDAGRRVYAVGKIGDIFSMQGIDALHKGDDATLMGHLGDLVEGAVDGSLTFANFVEFDSLFGHRRDVSGYARQLEWFDAEIGKLIDRLGAGDIMVLTADHGNDPTWVGTDHTRERVPVLVAGMPGPALGLIGFRDVAALVADHLGVASD, encoded by the coding sequence ATGGCACGGGCATTTCTGGTGGTAATGGATTCCGTTGGAATTGGCGGTGCGCCGGACGCGGATCAGTTTTTCAATGGGGATGTGCCTGACACCGGGGCCAATACGCTGGGCCATATCATGGCGGCATGTGCGGCAGGTCAGGCAGAAGAGGGGCGCAGTGGGCCGCTGATGATTCCCAATCTGGAGCGGCTGGGCATGTCCCGCGCCATGAAGCTGGCGACAGGCGGCGCGGCTGGCGGGGCCAACGGCAGTATGACAGAGCCGCAGGGCGCATGGGGGGCAGCCACAGAAGTCTCGCGCGGCAAGGATACACCGTCCGGCCATTGGGAGCTGGCAGGTTTGCCGGTGCCCTGGGACTGGCATTATTTTCCGGTTGCGCGCCCGGCCTTTCCTGCCGAACTCAGCGCCTTTGTGGCTGAAACGGCGGGCACGGAAGGTATCCTCGGCGATTGCCATGCCTCCGGCACTGCAATCATCTCGGAGTTGGGGCAGCGTCACGTGCAGAGCGGTTGGCCGATTTGCTATACCTCGGCGGATTCGGTGTTCCAGATCGCCGCGCATGAAGAGAGTTTCGGTTTGCAGCGGCTTTTGGACCTTTGCGAAGCCGTCGCCCCGAAGTTGCATGAGATGAAGGTCGGGCGGGTGATCGCACGGCCATTTGTTGGTGTTGAGGGGGATTTCAGCCGCACAGCGAACCGGCGCGATTTTGCCATTACGCCGCCCGGCCCAGTACTGATGAATTGGGTGCAGGATGCGGGGCGGCGCGTTTATGCCGTTGGAAAGATTGGTGATATCTTCTCCATGCAGGGCATCGACGCGCTGCACAAAGGTGATGATGCCACTTTGATGGGGCATCTTGGCGATCTGGTTGAGGGGGCTGTTGACGGTTCGCTGACGTTTGCAAACTTTGTTGAATTCGACAGCCTGTTTGGGCATCGTCGTGATGTGTCGGGTTACGCGCGGCAGCTGGAGTGGTTTGATGCCGAGATCGGCAAGCTGATTGACCGGCTGGGCGCAGGCGACATCATGGTGCTGACGGCGGATCATGGCAATGATCCGACCTGGGTGGGCACGGATCATACCCGTGAAAGGGTGCCGGTGCTGGTGGCCGGGATGCCGGGGCCTGCGCTTGGTCTGATAGGGTTCCGGGATGTTGCCGCACTGGTTGCGGATCACCTTGGGGTTGCTTCGGACTGA
- a CDS encoding thymidine phosphorylase yields the protein MNARAILAKLRHKQTPTRAELAWMAQGLADGAVSDAQAGAFAMGVCLNGLSDVGRVALTLAMRDSGRVLSWDLDGPVLDKHSTGGVGDCVSLLLAPALAACGAYVPMISGRGLGHTGGTLDKLEAIPGVTTQLTESQLKAVVGQVGCAIAGATTDIAPADRRLYAVRDVSSTVDSLDLITASILSKKLAAGLDGLVLDVKIGSGAFMKTVAEGQALAEALTKTANAAKCRTTAVISDMSQPLVPSLGNALEVAEVMRILTGSGRGPIVDVAAALGGVLLANAGLAQDVQEGADAVVHAIRKGYAAERFARMLSALGGPVNFVENWQRFLPEATVIRQVSAPHDGYVAKINGEALGWAVVDLGGGRMKQEDRVNPAVGLSDVARLGTQVKRGQVLAVVHAVRSDQADRAAEAVLAAITLSGSRPKVPEQIIERIG from the coding sequence ATGAACGCGCGGGCCATTCTGGCAAAGCTGCGGCACAAACAGACACCCACACGGGCAGAGCTTGCCTGGATGGCGCAGGGGCTGGCCGATGGCGCGGTAAGTGACGCGCAGGCCGGTGCCTTTGCCATGGGTGTCTGTCTGAACGGGCTGTCTGATGTGGGGCGTGTGGCGCTGACACTTGCGATGCGCGATTCTGGGCGGGTGTTGTCATGGGATCTGGACGGACCGGTGCTGGACAAACATTCAACCGGTGGTGTTGGCGATTGTGTCAGCCTGCTGCTGGCACCGGCGCTGGCGGCCTGCGGGGCCTATGTACCGATGATTTCGGGGCGCGGATTGGGCCATACTGGCGGGACGCTGGACAAACTTGAAGCCATTCCCGGTGTGACGACACAGCTGACCGAGAGCCAGTTGAAGGCCGTCGTGGGGCAGGTGGGCTGTGCCATTGCTGGTGCCACGACGGATATCGCCCCGGCGGACCGGCGGCTTTATGCGGTGCGTGATGTCTCCTCGACGGTGGATTCGCTGGACCTGATCACCGCCTCGATCCTCAGCAAGAAACTGGCGGCAGGGCTGGATGGTCTGGTGCTGGACGTCAAGATCGGCAGTGGCGCGTTCATGAAAACCGTAGCCGAGGGGCAGGCGCTGGCAGAGGCGCTGACCAAAACCGCAAATGCCGCCAAATGCCGGACCACGGCAGTGATCAGTGACATGAGCCAGCCGCTGGTGCCCAGTCTGGGCAATGCGCTTGAGGTGGCTGAGGTGATGCGCATTCTGACCGGTTCGGGGCGTGGACCGATTGTCGATGTTGCCGCCGCTTTGGGGGGTGTTTTGCTGGCCAACGCGGGGCTGGCGCAGGATGTGCAGGAAGGCGCGGATGCTGTCGTACACGCCATCCGCAAAGGTTATGCGGCCGAACGGTTTGCGCGGATGCTTTCTGCATTGGGCGGGCCGGTGAATTTTGTCGAGAATTGGCAACGTTTCCTGCCCGAAGCCACGGTGATCCGGCAGGTCTCTGCGCCACATGACGGCTATGTGGCCAAGATTAATGGCGAGGCGCTGGGCTGGGCGGTGGTCGATCTGGGCGGCGGGCGGATGAAGCAGGAGGACCGGGTGAACCCGGCGGTGGGCCTGTCCGATGTGGCCCGACTGGGCACACAGGTGAAACGCGGTCAGGTTCTGGCGGTGGTGCATGCGGTGCGCTCTGATCAGGCGGATCGCGCAGCCGAGGCGGTGTTGGCGGCCATTACGCTGTCGGGATCGCGCCCCAAAGTGCCAGAGCAGATCATCGAAAGGATCGGCTGA
- a CDS encoding MipA/OmpV family protein, whose amino-acid sequence MRLPLSFVLAASSCLATALPLAAQERSLNFGLGIGVVGQSAYPGSDDYEGSADLKFTFGNLTWGDVDIGAGVGNVPDNGVSLGGALRIIGSRDAADHPELAGLSDIDTAVELGLALNYQQTHWRAFGEVRQGFGGHEGVAGTLGADVIFRPTDRWTVTAGPRLNLGDSEYAGTYFGITGAEAAGSSFNAFDASGGALGAGIEIGATYQIDNYWSVEGLLSYEKLLNDAADSPITQLGSDDQLSLRIGLSRAFTLNF is encoded by the coding sequence ATGCGCTTGCCCCTTTCATTTGTTTTGGCGGCTTCATCATGCCTTGCCACGGCGCTGCCTCTGGCCGCGCAGGAACGCTCATTGAACTTTGGCCTGGGTATCGGTGTCGTGGGGCAATCGGCTTATCCCGGTTCGGATGACTATGAAGGCTCGGCGGACCTAAAGTTTACCTTTGGCAATCTGACCTGGGGCGATGTCGATATTGGTGCGGGCGTCGGAAACGTGCCGGACAATGGCGTGTCCCTTGGCGGTGCCTTGCGGATCATCGGATCGCGCGATGCGGCTGACCACCCTGAATTGGCCGGGCTCAGCGATATTGATACCGCAGTCGAACTTGGTCTGGCGCTGAACTATCAACAAACCCATTGGCGGGCTTTTGGTGAAGTGCGTCAGGGTTTCGGTGGGCATGAGGGTGTTGCCGGCACTTTGGGCGCTGATGTGATTTTCCGCCCCACTGACCGCTGGACCGTGACCGCGGGCCCGCGTCTGAATCTGGGGGATAGCGAATATGCTGGCACTTATTTCGGTATAACCGGTGCCGAGGCTGCCGGATCAAGCTTTAACGCCTTTGATGCCAGCGGTGGTGCCTTGGGCGCCGGTATCGAAATCGGCGCGACCTATCAGATTGACAATTACTGGTCTGTTGAAGGGTTGCTGAGTTATGAAAAACTCCTGAATGACGCGGCGGACAGCCCGATCACGCAGCTCGGCTCGGATGACCAGCTGAGCCTGCGTATTGGGCTCAGCCGGGCATTCACGCTTAACTTCTGA
- a CDS encoding cytidine deaminase — protein sequence MSSDLRQQAVAVRSRAHAPYSKFKVGAALRAASGAIYAGCNVENAAYPQGTCAEAGAIAAMVAAGDVKIAEVYVVAGSAAPVPPCGGCRQKLAEFGAGDVPVIMATVEGVEQRTTLAELLPGAFDAGFLEG from the coding sequence ATGAGCAGTGATTTAAGACAACAGGCGGTTGCGGTGCGTTCACGCGCCCATGCCCCTTATTCCAAATTCAAAGTCGGGGCTGCGCTGCGTGCGGCTTCGGGTGCGATCTATGCGGGGTGTAATGTCGAAAACGCGGCTTACCCTCAGGGGACCTGTGCTGAAGCAGGTGCAATTGCCGCGATGGTGGCGGCGGGAGATGTGAAAATCGCTGAAGTTTACGTTGTTGCGGGCAGCGCCGCGCCGGTGCCGCCCTGCGGCGGATGCCGTCAGAAACTGGCAGAGTTCGGCGCGGGGGATGTGCCGGTGATCATGGCCACAGTCGAGGGTGTCGAGCAGCGCACCACATTGGCAGAACTTTTGCCCGGTGCCTTTGATGCCGGCTTTTTGGAAGGATAA
- a CDS encoding NAD kinase codes for MKIAFAASRAIVAQTARAALIGRYGNVAQEEAEVIVALGGDGFMLQTLHDSQGASAPIYGMNRGTIGFLMNEYAETGLIERLQAAEREVLNPLSMKATHVDGTTSEALAINEVALLRAGPQAAKLQITIDGRLRMQELVCDGALVATPAGSTAYNYSAHGPILPIGSDVLALTAMAAFRPRRWRGALLPKAAKVRFDVLEQEKRPVMADADGNSYRDVVTVEIASDPSIKHEILFDPGHGLEERLISEQFT; via the coding sequence ATGAAAATTGCATTTGCCGCCAGCCGGGCGATTGTCGCCCAGACCGCTCGTGCTGCTTTGATCGGGCGGTATGGCAATGTCGCGCAGGAAGAGGCCGAGGTGATTGTGGCGCTGGGCGGGGATGGCTTCATGCTGCAAACCCTGCATGATTCACAGGGGGCATCCGCGCCGATTTACGGGATGAACCGGGGCACCATTGGGTTTTTGATGAATGAATACGCCGAAACCGGGTTGATTGAACGGTTGCAGGCGGCAGAGCGCGAGGTGCTGAACCCGCTGAGCATGAAAGCCACCCATGTTGACGGCACCACGTCAGAGGCGCTGGCGATCAATGAGGTGGCTCTACTGCGGGCGGGGCCGCAGGCGGCAAAATTGCAGATTACGATAGACGGGCGGTTGCGGATGCAGGAGCTGGTTTGTGACGGGGCGCTGGTGGCCACACCTGCGGGATCGACGGCCTATAACTATTCCGCACATGGGCCGATCCTGCCCATTGGCTCGGATGTTCTGGCGCTGACCGCAATGGCGGCGTTTCGACCGCGGCGCTGGCGGGGCGCCCTGTTGCCCAAAGCTGCAAAGGTCCGCTTTGATGTGCTGGAGCAGGAGAAACGCCCGGTGATGGCGGATGCGGACGGCAATAGTTACCGCGATGTTGTAACGGTCGAGATTGCCTCTGATCCCAGTATCAAACATGAAATTCTGTTTGATCCCGGCCATGGTTTGGAGGAGCGGCTGATTTCAGAGCAGTTCACCTGA